The Thermocrinis sp. genome has a segment encoding these proteins:
- a CDS encoding flagellar biosynthesis anti-sigma factor FlgM — MINRVNLQKFIDGVLNQEKTTSEKSSVQEGTKEAQAEGVKVELSEVARNREKRDLSELEKKVSEIRSSLERNEYKVDAEKIFEGLTKFLSISDK; from the coding sequence ATGATTAACAGAGTAAATTTGCAAAAATTTATAGACGGGGTCCTAAACCAAGAGAAGACGACCAGCGAAAAGTCTTCAGTGCAAGAAGGGACAAAAGAAGCTCAGGCAGAAGGGGTTAAGGTTGAGCTGTCTGAGGTAGCAAGGAATAGGGAGAAAAGGGACCTGTCCGAATTGGAAAAGAAGGTCTCTGAAATAAGGTCCAGTTTGGAAAGAAACGAGTACAAGGTGGATGCGGAAAAGATCTTTGAAGGTCTCACTAAATTTCTGAGCATTTCTGATAAGTAA
- the recG gene encoding ATP-dependent DNA helicase RecG, producing MENLEKAKKFIEELKQNNHLKLRRSFGVGLYLFNLLKDKLSQAHLELLKRFDAMPLPKKIAILDQIEQALKEEDAELQINFDHYPKKPLEKFFVEIDTLKALDPKEKKLLKSLGIEDLFSAFWFVPVRYEDRRLNTCIKTAIPGKAVALKVKVVDANYDPLENYPITVRCEDGTGYLTLKYKFKNKEVLFRFKKGMELIVFGKLMEYKQEKYMVHPEIIKEEEAGRILPFYNIRTKDSQSLSARTRHRKVRQAMQKLSEYIKYLPEYLPKELLEKHQLPKLPESLYFLHNPSQFSDRLNAFDTPAHHRLIYEDLLLFQLALQIKKLDIKSLRAVKLNFPEESLKEFLNALPFKLTQAQARVLEDIIRDVKIERPMNRLLQGDVGSGKTVVAMAVCYMFFKEGHQSAVMVPTEILAYQHYENFKKLLEPLGVKVGLLTSSVSPSQKRSLLRHVREGNIHVVIGTHALIQEKVEFKSLAFALVDEQHRFGVMQRKLLLEKSKNLFPHFLVMSATPIPRTLALSLYGDLDISIIDQMPYGRKPVITRLFFESEFEKVVKAVKVEIEKGHKAYVIYPLIDPSEKLELKSAVEEHKKWLSLFPGRKVLLLHGRLKDEEKKRVMEEFKSDGDILVSTTVVEVGVDVPNATVMVIESAHRFGLSQLHQLRGRVGRSDLQSYCLLVVPDSIRQDQESLRRLKVLVQTNDGFKIAEEDLKLRGPGELLGESQSGYFGFLIANIQRERDRHFLELCKQDAEEILRKDPELKEHQELKSVLLYRYSNKIDLSYIA from the coding sequence ATGGAGAACTTAGAGAAGGCTAAAAAGTTTATAGAAGAGCTCAAGCAGAACAACCACCTTAAGCTTAGGAGGAGTTTTGGAGTTGGTTTGTATCTTTTTAACCTTCTGAAGGACAAACTCTCTCAGGCTCACCTGGAGCTTTTAAAGAGGTTTGACGCCATGCCCCTTCCTAAAAAGATAGCTATACTGGATCAAATAGAGCAAGCTCTGAAGGAAGAGGATGCTGAGCTCCAAATAAACTTTGACCACTATCCCAAAAAGCCCTTAGAGAAGTTCTTCGTAGAGATAGACACGCTAAAAGCCTTGGATCCAAAAGAAAAAAAACTTTTAAAGTCTTTGGGCATAGAAGACCTTTTTTCCGCCTTTTGGTTTGTTCCAGTAAGGTACGAAGACAGAAGGTTAAATACCTGCATAAAGACTGCCATTCCAGGCAAAGCCGTAGCCCTAAAGGTCAAGGTAGTGGATGCTAATTATGACCCTTTGGAAAACTATCCCATAACTGTGAGGTGCGAGGACGGGACGGGCTATTTGACCTTGAAGTATAAGTTTAAAAACAAGGAGGTTTTATTCAGGTTCAAAAAGGGAATGGAGCTGATAGTTTTTGGAAAGCTTATGGAGTACAAACAGGAAAAATACATGGTGCATCCAGAGATAATAAAGGAAGAAGAAGCTGGAAGGATACTCCCATTTTACAACATAAGGACAAAAGATTCTCAGAGTCTTTCTGCAAGGACAAGACACAGAAAAGTCAGACAGGCTATGCAAAAACTTTCGGAGTACATAAAATATCTGCCAGAGTATTTGCCCAAGGAGCTTTTGGAAAAACACCAACTGCCAAAGCTACCGGAAAGTCTCTACTTTTTACACAACCCAAGCCAGTTTAGCGATAGGTTAAATGCCTTTGACACGCCAGCCCACCACAGACTTATCTACGAAGACCTTCTCCTTTTCCAGTTAGCACTTCAGATAAAGAAGTTAGACATAAAGTCCCTACGTGCTGTAAAGCTTAACTTTCCAGAAGAGAGTTTGAAAGAGTTTTTAAACGCCTTGCCCTTCAAGCTAACTCAGGCTCAGGCAAGGGTGCTTGAGGACATAATAAGGGACGTAAAGATAGAAAGACCTATGAACAGGTTACTTCAGGGAGATGTGGGCAGTGGTAAAACGGTCGTTGCTATGGCTGTGTGCTACATGTTCTTCAAAGAGGGCCACCAGTCTGCGGTGATGGTTCCTACGGAAATACTGGCTTATCAGCATTACGAAAACTTCAAGAAACTCTTGGAGCCTCTTGGTGTTAAAGTAGGTCTCCTTACTTCTTCTGTAAGTCCTTCACAGAAGAGGAGCTTACTGCGTCATGTAAGGGAAGGGAACATACACGTAGTTATAGGCACCCATGCCCTAATACAGGAAAAGGTGGAATTTAAAAGCTTAGCCTTTGCATTGGTAGACGAACAGCACAGGTTTGGAGTTATGCAAAGAAAACTCCTTCTTGAAAAATCAAAAAATTTGTTCCCCCACTTTTTGGTAATGTCCGCCACGCCCATACCAAGAACCTTAGCCCTCTCACTTTATGGAGACTTAGACATATCCATCATAGACCAGATGCCTTACGGCAGAAAGCCTGTTATAACCAGACTGTTTTTTGAGTCTGAGTTTGAAAAGGTTGTAAAGGCGGTAAAGGTAGAAATTGAAAAAGGGCACAAAGCTTACGTTATCTACCCACTCATAGACCCTTCGGAAAAGCTGGAGCTAAAGTCTGCAGTTGAGGAGCACAAAAAATGGCTTTCTCTCTTTCCAGGAAGAAAGGTGCTTTTACTCCACGGTAGGCTAAAGGACGAAGAAAAGAAAAGGGTAATGGAAGAGTTCAAGAGCGATGGAGATATACTGGTCTCCACTACGGTAGTAGAGGTGGGTGTGGATGTGCCAAATGCCACTGTTATGGTTATAGAGTCCGCTCACAGGTTTGGACTTTCTCAGCTACACCAACTGAGGGGTAGGGTGGGTAGGTCCGACCTACAGTCTTATTGCCTTTTAGTAGTTCCAGACAGCATACGTCAGGACCAGGAGAGTTTGAGAAGGTTAAAGGTTTTGGTGCAAACCAACGATGGATTTAAAATAGCGGAAGAGGACCTAAAGCTAAGAGGTCCAGGGGAGCTACTTGGTGAGTCCCAATCGGGATACTTTGGCTTTTTGATTGCAAACATTCAAAGGGAAAGGGACAGGCACTTTCTTGAACTTTGCAAACAAGATGCAGAAGAGATCCTAAGGAAGGACCCCGAGCTAAAAGAGCACCAGGAGCTAAAAAGTGTTTTGCTATACAGATACTCCAACAAGATAGACCTTTCCTACATAGCCTGA
- a CDS encoding glycosyltransferase family 39 protein, which yields MKFVLLFNFVLLIFRVFYVLYYPLDLTPEEAQYWDWSRHLDLSYYSKPPMVAYLNYLSSSILGHTELAVRIVPITFSFLLSILTYFFSKRFFNERVAIISATLPQISVGFSINSILMTTDAPLLFFWSLSLIALWLSLEYEKTIYWFLLGFFAGLAFLSKYSAVFLLPLALLYIFFYKRQVLKEVKPYLSLAVAFLMSLPVLYWNYKHHFVSFKHVSTLATKNSSMININSLLEFLGGQLLLVSVLPFFFIVKGWLFGWKDKALSFLALTSMPIFLFFFAMSIKKPVEANWSGFAYFSGFLIASYYLSKSKFLYPTYLLSFCLFILLHFSPILDRMGLSKLIPPQKDPAKVGIGWEALGKEVSKIYRGDEIVISPLYQISAELAFYVKGNPRTYCLNLGRRMNQYDLWRDGMKNYLGKDGIYVSYLPIDQRVLKGFSGIIEHRVLPIYWRGEKIKDFYIYKLRNYNGNIEEESMFRSY from the coding sequence ATGAAGTTTGTTCTTCTGTTTAACTTTGTTCTATTGATCTTTCGCGTGTTTTATGTTCTTTATTATCCCCTTGACCTGACGCCGGAGGAAGCCCAATATTGGGATTGGTCAAGGCATCTGGACCTTAGCTATTACTCCAAACCTCCCATGGTAGCATACCTAAACTATCTTAGCTCTTCCATCCTTGGACATACAGAGCTGGCGGTCAGGATAGTTCCCATAACTTTTTCCTTTTTGTTGTCCATTCTTACCTACTTTTTTTCTAAAAGGTTCTTCAACGAGAGAGTAGCTATAATCTCTGCCACGCTTCCCCAAATATCGGTTGGCTTTTCTATAAACTCCATCCTTATGACCACGGATGCACCACTTTTATTCTTTTGGTCTCTTAGCTTGATTGCCCTTTGGCTTTCCCTTGAGTATGAAAAAACCATTTACTGGTTCTTACTTGGCTTTTTTGCAGGATTGGCCTTTTTGAGCAAATACTCCGCAGTCTTTTTACTTCCTTTGGCCCTTCTTTACATATTTTTCTACAAAAGGCAAGTCCTAAAAGAAGTAAAGCCTTACCTTAGCCTCGCAGTGGCATTTTTGATGAGTTTGCCCGTTCTTTATTGGAATTACAAGCACCACTTTGTCTCTTTCAAGCACGTTTCTACGCTTGCTACCAAGAACTCATCAATGATAAATATAAACAGCCTTTTAGAGTTCTTGGGAGGCCAGCTTCTTTTGGTTTCTGTATTACCCTTCTTTTTTATAGTTAAAGGTTGGCTTTTCGGCTGGAAGGACAAAGCTTTGAGCTTTTTGGCCCTAACTTCTATGCCTATCTTTCTTTTCTTTTTTGCGATGTCAATTAAAAAGCCCGTAGAAGCAAACTGGTCTGGTTTTGCTTACTTTTCGGGCTTTTTGATAGCCAGTTACTACCTCTCCAAAAGCAAGTTTTTATATCCCACATACCTTCTTAGCTTTTGCCTTTTTATTCTACTGCACTTTAGCCCCATCCTTGACAGGATGGGACTGAGCAAGCTTATACCACCGCAGAAGGACCCAGCAAAGGTAGGTATAGGATGGGAAGCCTTAGGCAAGGAAGTTAGCAAGATTTACAGAGGGGATGAGATAGTTATAAGCCCCTTATATCAGATATCCGCAGAGCTTGCCTTTTACGTGAAGGGAAATCCAAGGACCTATTGCTTAAACTTAGGAAGGCGGATGAACCAGTATGACCTTTGGCGGGATGGAATGAAAAATTACTTAGGAAAGGACGGTATATACGTTAGCTACCTTCCCATAGACCAGAGGGTGCTAAAGGGCTTTAGTGGTATAATAGAGCATAGGGTTTTGCCCATATACTGGAGGGGAGAAAAGATAAAAGATTTTTACATATACAAGCTCAGAAACTACAACGGTAATATAGAGGAGGAGAGCATGTTTCGGAGTTATTAG